In a genomic window of Sulfuriferula nivalis:
- the kdpF gene encoding K(+)-transporting ATPase subunit F yields the protein MTWLYVLGGIVSLGLLVYLVVALFKPELF from the coding sequence ATGACCTGGCTCTACGTATTGGGAGGCATCGTGTCTCTTGGATTGCTGGTATATCTTGTCGTCGCTTTATTTAAACCGGAGCTATTCTAA
- the kdpA gene encoding potassium-transporting ATPase subunit KdpA: protein MTNNGLLQIGLYLVVLLTLVKPLGGYMARVYEGDLPAFARWMKPVENIFYRICGVNPDQEMRWTRYALAMLWFSLLGVLAVYGLQRLQGMLPLNPQSFGAVSPDSSFNTAISFMTNTNWQGYVGEGTMSYLTQMLGLAVQNFFSAAIGMAVAIALIRGFARHTVETIGNFWVDITRGTLYILLPLSMLLALVLVGQGVVQNFSPYQTVPTVEAMTYDTPKLDAAGNPLKDAAGNPVTEKVTTQEQTIAMGPVASQEAIKQIGTNGGGFFNANSAHPFENPTPLSNFLAMLAIFLIPGALCYTFGKMVGDTRQGWAILAAMTVLFVGFLAVAEYAELQGNPALTALGADQTVSVSQSGGNMEGKETRFGIVNSALFATITTAASCGAVNSMHDSFTPLGGMVPLAQIQLGEVVFGGVGSGLYGMLIYVVIAVFIAGLMIGRTPEYLGKKIESFDIKMASLVILIPPLIILGGTALAVMLDVGKSSIFNPGAHGFSEVLYAFTSAVGNNGSAFAGISANTPFYNIALGFAMFFGRIWLMIPVLALAGAMAAKKRIPVGAGTMHTHTPLFVGLLIGTVILVGALTFVPALGLGPIIEHLTMIGTH, encoded by the coding sequence ATGACTAACAACGGACTGTTACAAATTGGCTTGTACCTTGTGGTACTGCTCACCCTGGTGAAACCGCTGGGTGGGTATATGGCGCGAGTCTACGAAGGCGACTTACCCGCGTTCGCGCGCTGGATGAAGCCTGTAGAGAATATTTTTTATCGTATCTGTGGTGTAAATCCCGATCAGGAAATGCGTTGGACGCGTTATGCGCTTGCCATGCTCTGGTTCAGCCTGCTCGGCGTACTCGCCGTGTACGGCCTGCAGCGGTTGCAGGGTATGTTGCCGTTGAATCCGCAAAGTTTCGGCGCCGTCAGTCCAGATTCATCTTTCAATACGGCGATCAGTTTCATGACCAACACTAACTGGCAGGGTTATGTCGGTGAAGGCACCATGAGCTATCTCACCCAGATGCTGGGGCTGGCGGTGCAGAATTTCTTCTCTGCTGCCATCGGTATGGCAGTTGCCATCGCACTGATACGTGGTTTTGCGCGGCATACGGTGGAAACCATAGGTAATTTCTGGGTGGACATAACACGCGGTACGCTGTACATCCTGCTGCCGCTGTCGATGTTGCTGGCACTGGTGCTGGTGGGTCAAGGCGTGGTGCAAAACTTCTCACCCTACCAGACTGTGCCTACAGTTGAGGCCATGACCTACGATACGCCGAAACTGGATGCTGCTGGCAACCCGCTGAAAGACGCGGCAGGTAACCCGGTTACCGAAAAAGTAACCACCCAGGAGCAGACCATTGCCATGGGACCTGTTGCGTCGCAAGAAGCGATCAAGCAAATCGGTACTAACGGTGGTGGTTTCTTTAACGCTAACTCAGCGCATCCTTTTGAGAATCCAACACCGCTCAGTAATTTCCTGGCCATGCTGGCGATTTTCCTGATACCTGGTGCACTGTGCTACACCTTTGGCAAAATGGTGGGTGATACCCGCCAGGGTTGGGCGATACTTGCAGCCATGACCGTGCTGTTCGTTGGCTTCCTCGCTGTGGCTGAATATGCCGAGCTGCAGGGTAATCCTGCGCTTACTGCGCTTGGTGCCGATCAAACTGTTTCGGTAAGCCAGTCAGGTGGCAATATGGAAGGCAAGGAGACTCGCTTCGGCATCGTCAACTCTGCCCTGTTCGCGACCATTACCACAGCCGCATCCTGTGGCGCGGTGAACAGCATGCACGATTCGTTCACACCACTCGGCGGAATGGTGCCGTTGGCGCAAATCCAACTCGGTGAAGTCGTGTTCGGCGGGGTAGGCTCAGGTCTATATGGCATGCTGATCTACGTCGTAATCGCGGTATTCATTGCTGGTCTGATGATAGGTCGTACGCCGGAATATCTGGGTAAGAAAATCGAGAGCTTCGATATCAAGATGGCCTCGCTGGTAATCCTGATCCCACCTTTGATCATCTTGGGAGGCACAGCGTTAGCAGTCATGCTGGATGTAGGAAAGAGCAGTATTTTCAATCCTGGCGCGCATGGTTTCAGTGAGGTGCTGTATGCCTTCACTTCGGCTGTAGGTAACAACGGCAGTGCGTTTGCGGGCATTTCTGCAAATACGCCTTTCTATAACATCGCACTCGGCTTTGCCATGTTCTTCGGCCGTATCTGGTTAATGATCCCAGTGCTGGCCTTGGCTGGCGCTATGGCTGCCAAGAAACGCATTCCAGTAGGTGCAGGCACCATGCACACCCATACCCCGTTATTTGTCGGACTGCTGATTGGTACGGTAATTCTGGTTGGCGCATTGACCTTTGTGCCAGCGCTTGGACTCGGTCCGATAATCGAGCACTTGACCATGATAGGCACACACTAA
- a CDS encoding primase C-terminal domain-containing protein, whose translation MNQFDPPLMFAEVQAISKSVAKWVWQRFTERHFSALQSVRGKRGGRPKSTTKEGEPWKTLGLSRATYYRRLKSGLLIPDQH comes from the coding sequence TTTGCTGAAGTGCAGGCAATATCTAAATCTGTCGCAAAATGGGTGTGGCAACGATTCACTGAACGTCATTTTTCAGCACTTCAATCAGTCCGCGGCAAACGTGGTGGCAGACCAAAATCGACAACCAAAGAGGGTGAGCCATGGAAAACCCTGGGTTTAAGCCGTGCGACTTATTACCGTCGTCTGAAATCAGGCTTATTGATCCCAGATCAGCATTGA